The genomic region GGCGCTGTGATCGACCGTGGGCGGCTCGACGCGCTCGCCGCCGGCGCGCAGCGGCGCTTCGAAGAGCTTCGCCATCAACGCGCTGGCCCGGGCGCCGTCCCGCGAGCCGCCGCTGCTGACCAGCGGCGCCTCGCGCGCCAGTTCCAGCTCGCCATCGGGCCGCACGTTGATGGTCGGCAGGCCGGTGTCCGGATCGAGGATGGGGTCCCCGACCATGATCTCCTCGTAGGACTTCAGTCGCCCGGACCCCGAGGTCGTGCCACGCAGGTCGAGGCCCGCGGCGAGCGGATCCTCCGGGTCATCGCTCAAGTGGCAGCCGATACAGGTATCGGCGCCGCGGTCGGCCTCCCAGATCGGCTGCACATGGTCGGGATAGTTGATGATCCCGTCCACCGGCGCGGGCACGCCCGGCGGCAGATCGGCATAGCTGATCAGCAAGGGCGGATCCGCGGGGCGGCCGGCCTGGACGGGATCCGTCCACACGTCCTCGTACACGATATCGGCATCCAGCTCGAGCGCGGTCGGATCGAGCCGGGTCCGGGTCTCGGCCATGGATTCGCCGAGTTCGCCGGTCCAGTTCGCGTTCGGATGAAAGCCGGCGATCGGCGCCGAGTTCAACGCGCTGCCGCGCCGCGGCGAATGACAACCGTTGCATGTCCGGGTCTCGCCGGGGCGCACCTGCAGCCAGTTCGTGTGTACCTGGATCGCACGGCCGTGCGCATCCACCGCGACGACGCCGAGCGGCGTATCCGCCGGCACCTTGACCCGGAAGGAGCCATCCGGCTCGATCTCGGCGTAGCCGACGATCTGCTGCATCTCGAGGTTGGTCTCGCCGATCGCCTCGCGGGACACCCCGGGCGGCGTCGGCACGGCCTCGGTGACGCGTACGAAGCGTGCCGGTCGCTGGGCCGCGGTCGTCAGCGCGGGGTCCTTCAGCGTCATGAGATCGGCCACGGCACTGCGCGTGTCGTCCGGCGGCGGGGTGGTCATCGGAATGCTCTCGTCGCCGACGAGCATGCGCGCACCCATCAGGCCGAGGCCGTCGGTGTCATAGACGCTCTTCACGTTGAGTACGCCCATGCCCTCGGCCGCCAGTGCGGCGTCGAGCGGCTTGTCCGTAACGGTGTTCGGCGCCGGGCGCGCCTGGATCGCGATCGGGTCCGTGTAGGCCCAGCCTTCCTCCGGCAACGCGATCGGACGGAGGCTCTTGTTGGCGATATCGAACATGTAGACGCCATAGAGCGGCGGGCCCTCGACTTCTTCTTCGAGGCCGGTGACCGGGTCGAGCTCCATCTCGGGACGAAATGGCGACCAGCTGACCAGGGCCCGGTTCGTGCCGTCCCACAGCGGATAGGGGGTCGTGTAGCGGCCGAACTCGGAAACGCCGCGACCCGTTTCCACCGGGAACAATGTCAACTGCTCCTGCCCCACCGCATCGGCCGCGGCGCCCGGCACGGGTTCTCGGGATTCGGCAAAATTGCGAATATCCACCGCCATCAAGGCGCCACCCTCGCGGGTACCGGATAGCGGCATCAGCGAGGTCATGACGCGTCCGTCGGGCATTTCGCGCGGATGCAGAAAGCTGTTGCCCGGACTGAAGGCACCGTACTGGACGAAGATATTGGTGCCATCCGGGTTGGTGATGAACAGCGGGAAATGGTTGCGGTTGCCGACATGGTCCCAGCGCGCAAACAGGATTTCCCCAGTCGCGAGCACGGTGGGATTACGGTCATGGCTCTGGTTGAAGGAAATCTGCCGGATGTCCTCGCCGTCGGCGCCCATGACATGCAAGGCAGCCACGCGCTCGCGCTCGTATTCGTCGCGGTAGGCATAAGGCTGGATGTTGCGCTCGGCCAGCAGCTCGCGGGATTTCTGCTGCCGGTTGGAACTGAACACGATGCGGCCGTCCGGCAGGTAGGCGGGGTCGATGTCGTCGCCCGCATTCGCGACCGCATCGTCGGCGATCAGGCGCCGCAGGCTGCGGCTCGGCAGGTCCAGTTCGAAGATGTTCCAGCTGGGGTTGCCGGGCCCCCGCATCGAGAACAGCACGCGCTCGCCGTCGTAAGACACCTCCGGATCCGAGACGTCACCCTCGCCCTGCGTGAAGGGGGCGGTGAGGTTCTCCAGCGGCGCGCTGGGCGAAGACAGGTCCTTGAGCATCAGGTCGCCGCCGGCGGCGAAATTGGCCGCATCGGTGGGATTGCCCAGCGCGGAGACCTGGCGCTTGGCGAACACGATCGGGAAATCCCCTTCCACCACGATCGCGGACGAGACGCTTTCCTCTTCGCCGCCGCAGCCCCCCAGGGCCAGCAGCGAAAACGAAAGCAATGCAGAGACGGTCAGCTTGTATCCGTTGGCCCCAGCCATATCGATCCCCCCTCTCGGAGTATCGTCGGCGGGAAGGGACGCAAAGCTGGAAGCCGGTGGATGGCACCATCCATCGACCGGCGGGTCGGACAACCGGGAAAACGCGACTCGTGCGCCCGGGCAAGCTAAGCCCGTTATCGTTTTCCATGGCCGGCAACCCCGCTGTCGTGGATCTCGGATCCCTTAGACCGGTGGCTTTGCGTCCCCGCCTTTCGACGGGTTTGCCTTTGTCAGCGACGCCACGGATGCCAGAGAGCCCGCAAGCTGTCAAGCAACTGGTCGAGATGTTGCGTCATCGGATCGTGCGGCGGGCGGGACTTTCGACACCTGGACTCGGTCCAAGCTGCGGATTTTACTTACGATTCCTCACGCAGGGCCCGACCGGGGCGCGGCGCCGCCCGGAGTCCGGTGCCGCCCGGGCCACGCTGCCTGGCGCCAGGTGACGCTGCGCGTCACTTTCCGTCCGACACACCGCCCGGGGGTGTAGCGGCAAATCAGTAGTTGGAGGCCGTTGGCGGGTCGAGTATTCTCAGGCACGCAAAACGCGCCGAGGAGATCGCCATGGAGTTCTGGATTCTGATTGCAGTGCTTGCCGCCGTCGTGCTCTGGGCGATCGCGACCTATAACAAGCTCGTCAACCTGCGAAACGCGGTGAAGAACGCCTTCGCGCAGATCGATGTCCAGCTGACGCGGCGCTACGACCTGATCCCCAACCTCGTGGAAGCGGTCAAGGGCTACATGAAGCACGAGCGCGAGACGCTCGAAGCGGTCATCGCCGCCCGCACGCGAGCCGTCTCCGGCCTGCAGGCCGCGGCCGCTCATCCCGAGAGCGCGGCCGCGATCGCGGAGCTGTCGGGTGCGGACTCCGCTCTCTCGTCGGCACTGGGCCGCCTGTTCGCCCTGTCCGAGTCCTATCCGGACCTGAAGGCCGATCGCAACATGATGCAGCTGCAGGAAGAACTCACGAGCACGGAGAACCGCGTGGCGTTCGCGCGCCAGGCGTTCAACGACAGCGTCATGCAGTACAACAACACCCGGGAGAATTTCCCGAACAACCTCGTCGCGAACTCCTTCAACTTCGACCCCGCTGCATTCCTGGAGATCGAGTCCGAAGAGAAACGGCAGGTGCCGCAGGTCACCTTTTGATTAGCGACCGCTAGCCGGCTCGCGGGCCCGGCCAGGCATGGACTTCTTCGGCAGGCAAGCGGCGGCACGCGGGCGTTCGCGCTGGCTGCTGGGGGCGTTCACCATCGCGGCCGGTGCCGTGGCGCTGTCGGTCGCGGCGGTGCTGACACTCCTGTTCGGTGCTGCCAACACGCCCCCGGGGCAACTGCCGCGCACCGCGCTCGATCCCGCGGTGTTCGTCGTCGCGGCCATGGCCACGGCCGCATTCATCGGCATCGCTTCCCTCTGGCGTCTGCGCAGCCTGCGCAGCGGCGGGGGCGCCGTGGCCGTCTCGCTGGGCGGGGAACGCGTCACCGGCCTCGAGCAGGATCCGCTCAAGCGCCGCCTGCACAACGTGGTCGAGGAAATGGCGATCGCCGCCGGACTGCCGGTTCCCGAGGTCTACGTGCTGGAAAACGAGCCCGGCATCAATGCCTTCGCGGCCGGGCTGCACCCTTCCAACGCGGCAGTGGCCGTCACCCGGGGCGCACTCGAACGGCTGGCGCGTGATGAATTGCAAGGCGTGATCGGGCATGAGTTCAGTCACATATTGAATGGTGACATGCGGCTCAATGCCCGTCTCATGGGCTACGTGTTCGGCCTGGTCGCCGTCAGCATGACCGGCCGGCTGCTGTTGCGCGGGGCGGCGCTGGGCGGGGGCCGGCGACGGGGCCCGGGCGGCCGGGGCGGGGCTTCAGGCGCGGGCGCCGCCCTGCTTGCCGCAGGGCTCGCCATCGTGGTGCTCGGCTCGATCGGCGTGCTCGCGGGACGCATCCTCCAGGCCGCCGTGTCACGCCAGCGCGAGGTGCTCGCCGACGCCTCCGCAGTGCAGTTCACCCGCAATCCCGAGGGCCTCGCCAATGCCCTGAAAAGAATCGCGGCATCGCCGTTGTCCTCCGCCGTGCGTGCGGTGCGCCGCGAAGAAATCGGCCACATGCTGTTCGCCACCGGCCGGCGGAGCCTCGCGGGGCTGCTGGCCACCCATCCGCCGGTCGCCGCACGCATCCGCGCCCTGGATCCGCACTGGCGCCCGGGCGACCCGCCACCGCCGGCGCCTCCGCCGCCCGTCACGTCTCCTGCGCCCACCGCCCCGAGCCCTGTCGCGCCGGAGCTTGCGACGGCATCGATCGGCCAGGTCGACCTGGCGATGGGGCAACACCTGCTCGCGCTCATGCCGGATGCACTCCACGCGGCGGTGCTTGAACCGGAGGGCGCAGCCGTCACCGCGCTCGCCCTGCTCCTGGATGCCGACGCCGGTCTGCGAGCCCGACAACTCGCACTGCTCGACACCCGGTTGGGCGCGGTCGTCGCAGCCCGGGTCGGGGACACATGGGACGCGATCGAAGAGATCACGCCGACGCTGCGTCTCGCGCTGCTGGACCTGTCATCGCCCGCGCTGCAGCACCTGCCCGAAGCGCGGCGGGACGATCTCGTCCACCTGGCGCAACGACTCGTCGAACTCGACGGTGTCGTTAGCCCTTACGAGGCCACGCTGGCCGCGGCGCTCGAGTCGCGCCTCTCGAGAGCTTCCACGGCACATGCGGATGCCGATGGCGCACTGGCCATGCTGGCGCTCCTCGCAAGTGCGGGACACGAGGACCAGGCAGCGGCGGCCGCCGCCTGGCGGCATGGGGTGACGAAGCTCGCCGCCGGCGGGTTTACTCTGCCGTCGCCCGAGCCGTCTTTTGCCGCCGTGCTGCCCGGCGCGGGGGCAAAGACCGCCGCGCATGCGCGGCGCCTCGCAGCCATGGATCCGGCGCTGCGCCGCCTGCTGGTGGCGGCACTCGCCGAAGTGGCGGCCCACGACGGCCGCATCCATCCCCGCGAACTGCAGTTGCTGCGCAATGCAGCGACGGCGCTCGATTGCCCCATGCCGCCCCTTGCGGATCAGCGCGCGGACTCGACCCGGTAGAGACCTCCGTCGTCCTCGTCGGTCAGCACGTAGATGCTGCCGTCCGCGCCCTCGCGGACATCGCGGATCCGCCCGACGCGTCCGAGCAGCAGTTCTTCTTCGTGGACCACCACGTCGTCTTCCAGCACGACGCGGCGGATTCGTTCGGCGGCGAGACCGCCGGCGAGCAGGTTGCCGCGCCAGCGCGGGAACTGGTCACGCGTCACCAGCGCGAGGCCGGAGGGCGCCAGCGTGGGCAGGAACTCGTAGACGGGATCGACGTAACCGGGGCGGCTGCGCGCCTCGCCGTATTGTTCCTCGGTACGGTAGTCGCGCGCCTTGCTGACCACCGGCCAGCCGTAGTTCTGGCCGGG from Wenzhouxiangella sp. XN24 harbors:
- a CDS encoding PD40 domain-containing protein, which codes for MAGANGYKLTVSALLSFSLLALGGCGGEEESVSSAIVVEGDFPIVFAKRQVSALGNPTDAANFAAGGDLMLKDLSSPSAPLENLTAPFTQGEGDVSDPEVSYDGERVLFSMRGPGNPSWNIFELDLPSRSLRRLIADDAVANAGDDIDPAYLPDGRIVFSSNRQQKSRELLAERNIQPYAYRDEYERERVAALHVMGADGEDIRQISFNQSHDRNPTVLATGEILFARWDHVGNRNHFPLFITNPDGTNIFVQYGAFSPGNSFLHPREMPDGRVMTSLMPLSGTREGGALMAVDIRNFAESREPVPGAAADAVGQEQLTLFPVETGRGVSEFGRYTTPYPLWDGTNRALVSWSPFRPEMELDPVTGLEEEVEGPPLYGVYMFDIANKSLRPIALPEEGWAYTDPIAIQARPAPNTVTDKPLDAALAAEGMGVLNVKSVYDTDGLGLMGARMLVGDESIPMTTPPPDDTRSAVADLMTLKDPALTTAAQRPARFVRVTEAVPTPPGVSREAIGETNLEMQQIVGYAEIEPDGSFRVKVPADTPLGVVAVDAHGRAIQVHTNWLQVRPGETRTCNGCHSPRRGSALNSAPIAGFHPNANWTGELGESMAETRTRLDPTALELDADIVYEDVWTDPVQAGRPADPPLLISYADLPPGVPAPVDGIINYPDHVQPIWEADRGADTCIGCHLSDDPEDPLAAGLDLRGTTSGSGRLKSYEEIMVGDPILDPDTGLPTINVRPDGELELAREAPLVSSGGSRDGARASALMAKLFEAPLRAGGERVEPPTVDHSAMLNASELRLVAEWIDLGGQYYNDPFDDADNDGFRALSEVRGGLQGLSESVFAATVHPVLMEQCASCHQPFGNTGTASLPDEPLNASFSSSRYVLTGNIEGDFNVSVTMVADVCDPEANALLRRPTSTEADDPPHPRIGVDPADPASGTPVLSPDQPEWQAIFDWIAAGECGT
- a CDS encoding LemA family protein encodes the protein MEFWILIAVLAAVVLWAIATYNKLVNLRNAVKNAFAQIDVQLTRRYDLIPNLVEAVKGYMKHERETLEAVIAARTRAVSGLQAAAAHPESAAAIAELSGADSALSSALGRLFALSESYPDLKADRNMMQLQEELTSTENRVAFARQAFNDSVMQYNNTRENFPNNLVANSFNFDPAAFLEIESEEKRQVPQVTF
- a CDS encoding M48 family metallopeptidase — encoded protein: MDFFGRQAAARGRSRWLLGAFTIAAGAVALSVAAVLTLLFGAANTPPGQLPRTALDPAVFVVAAMATAAFIGIASLWRLRSLRSGGGAVAVSLGGERVTGLEQDPLKRRLHNVVEEMAIAAGLPVPEVYVLENEPGINAFAAGLHPSNAAVAVTRGALERLARDELQGVIGHEFSHILNGDMRLNARLMGYVFGLVAVSMTGRLLLRGAALGGGRRRGPGGRGGASGAGAALLAAGLAIVVLGSIGVLAGRILQAAVSRQREVLADASAVQFTRNPEGLANALKRIAASPLSSAVRAVRREEIGHMLFATGRRSLAGLLATHPPVAARIRALDPHWRPGDPPPPAPPPPVTSPAPTAPSPVAPELATASIGQVDLAMGQHLLALMPDALHAAVLEPEGAAVTALALLLDADAGLRARQLALLDTRLGAVVAARVGDTWDAIEEITPTLRLALLDLSSPALQHLPEARRDDLVHLAQRLVELDGVVSPYEATLAAALESRLSRASTAHADADGALAMLALLASAGHEDQAAAAAAWRHGVTKLAAGGFTLPSPEPSFAAVLPGAGAKTAAHARRLAAMDPALRRLLVAALAEVAAHDGRIHPRELQLLRNAATALDCPMPPLADQRADSTR